A segment of the Centropristis striata isolate RG_2023a ecotype Rhode Island chromosome 15, C.striata_1.0, whole genome shotgun sequence genome:
cccccAACACTGATTAAATCAGATTTAAAGTCTTACCCAGGAATGTGTCCAGTATGATCCATAATCCGACAATTCTGTTCATTGCAAACTTTAAGCAAGGCactgaaataaacataaataaaaacatattaaaacaaGCAGATAAAGTAGATGTTCAAATGCTATTTATGTGGAAATCTATGTGTCTAAAATATGAGTTTGTAAACGTTAAGAATAGCCCAAATATAGCCCAAATAtagcacatacatacataacagtTTAAGGTTAGAAAACAACAAGCTGTACACGTTGAACCCCCCGCCCCCAACGCCTCGCGCACATCTGCAAACATTTCTTCCGCAACATTTCACGCTATTGACCTTAATTTCGCCACGAGTCTCACCGTGCACGTGCAATTTGACCACAAGCTCTTCGTAACATTTTTCTGGCATTAAAAAggtaaccaggaagtttttgatGGGAGCAGCGGCCATGGTGGGTCAGCTGTAGCCAGAAACACTGCTCGGTGGAGCAGGGGGAGTGGTCCAAAGGTTCCCcagcagagaggacacagagCCCGGACAGCTCGCTCTTATCTCTGAGGGGTTCAACTTCGTGGGGAAAACACGTCCCCtaaagcagtgattcccaacaggggggtcACGACCCCCCCAGGgcggcgccaaagatccacggggggtcgcgaagccctcttgattttaagggatgtaataaatctaatgtgttaaatatagatgagtcaacatttaattcattagtgggataaaaacaactaaataagggctacgttaaatgtttattcatttatttaaatagaaaaatcactatagaaaagtttaaaaataaaggctatatcgcgagaataaggacatgtgtaacctcacctagaggtaacctcacctagcggtaacctcacctagcggcaacctcacctagtggtaacctcacctagcggtaacctcacctagcggcaacctcacctaatggtaacctcacctagcggcaacctcacctaatggtaacctcacctagcggtaacctcacctaatggtaacctcacctagcggtaacctcaactagcggtaacctctcctaatggtaacctcacctagcggtaacctcaactagcaGTAACCTCTCCTAatagtaacctcacctagcggtaacctcaactagcggtaacctctcctaatggtaacctcaactagcggtaacctctcctaatagtaacctcacctagcggtaacctcacctagtggtaacctcaactagcggtaacctcaactagcggtaacctcacctagaggcaacctcacctaatggtaacctcacctagcggtaacctcacctaatggtaacctcacctagcggtaacctctcctaatggtaacctcacctagcggtaacctcaactagcggtaacctctcctaatggtaacctcacctagcggtaacctcaactagcaGTAACCTCTCCTAatagtaacctcacctagcggtaacctcaactagcggtaacctctcctaatggtaacctcacctagcggtaacctcaactagcggtaacctctcctaatagtaacctcacctagcggtaacctcaactagcggtaacctcacctagcggtaacctcacctaaaggtaacctcacctagcggtaacctcacctagcgatgGCCTGACCTAACagtagcctcacctagcggtaacctcacctaacggtaacctcacctagcggtaacctcacctagcgatgGCCTGACCTAACAGTagcctcacctaacggtaacctcacctagcggtaacctcacctaacggtaacctcacctagcggtaacctcacctagcggcaacacagagctaatggaaaaatggtgaagcgtcagggagacgaaaatgctgaatatctcaaaaagaaaaagagagggcgccatgaaagttacattgagttcggcttcatagaagcaatagacaatgggggggtcgccaaagtttacaatggtaaaaatgtgggtccctcaagaaaaaggttgggaaccactgccctAAAGGATgttcaaagacaaaaactacaGCGATACATTTGGAAAGAAATGCAGTGTTCTAGTATTCAGTAGTATATAGGCGATTTAATcatctgaaccccaacaagctccttcaggccattttttttttttgctctttgtacattttactcgctgtgtccttgtatttcactgcaataaagtcctgcagctctatggaatcagcacaatcatggctggaagtgggaacaacccaaaaatgtattttgtgcagaataacacaattataataatgtgtatcaaaaagaataaaaagaaaaaacaagttgaatttctttttttttttttaaataaagtggaatttatatatacaacacttttccaagtgcccacatgTGTCATGAATGTTGGAAAGAAAAAactgggtctccacatgctttacatattgaactatttgcatttttacaacctctcctgtcctctcctctctgctctgtgtaaacagattttcagtgaatatttgttacatggccgttcatctcagcagaatcaatcatggcttcacagtgtcgccgAGGACCAATTTCTGAggacagaatttaatgtttttaacaggatataGTTATTTATAACAATCTATTTTTGGCAACATCTTAAATGAGACATTTAGAGTAAAgtcattttgacagaaatatcaaaatttttagctttgttttggtaaGGTTACTTTGTTTAATggaaactttcgtaacctatgatccattccaggactgttggaaagttcaaatttgacTATAATGCCCAATTTTACAGTTGCTAAGGAGCCCAAAATTGAATTGAACAGGATTTATTTTGGGGCGATGTTTttgaaatgagacatgtagaataaagtgattttgatagaAATATCACAGAAATAGCctttttctaacggaaactttcataaacctatgatccattcaaagtCCGAGGGAGAAGTCACAATTAATGTTCATGAccgttttatattttctttatacaaTAAACAGTGTATACTTTGcgatctttttaaagaaaacatatttcaacCCTGCAGGCCACCAGACACCATTACCAGAAGCAGTGATGAAGTCTGttcataaataatgaaaaaaattctCGAGCTACTTAAATGTTGACAGTAGGGCACATCTTTGTGGTTCTATGTTGACAGGTTTTGAATTTTGTCAgttactttattcatcctgccatatttatacttttattttatgtatatccAAAATTAGTCATTAGTCATTAGTGGGACTTCTGTTCTCTGAAAACAGGAAGGATTTGAGTAAAACCCTAATGAACAAGCAGTTCTTGCAGCAGGTTAGTTCTAGTTTTCACTCGGACAACATGTGTACTGGAAAGTGTTCCAGCTGCATTGCTGTTACTCTGTTCCCATTCGTGCTTATATCCATCATCTGTAACATTGTGCTGTTCTTTCCTGGCGGGGACGTCAAGTATGCCAAAGAAAAACACCTAACTCAGGAGGTTTACTACATGGGGGGGCTCGTTGGAGGAGGTTTAATGGTGAGTTATTGAATGATGTTACTCAAAGTTGTTTCTGAAATGTGCCGTCTCaggttaaactaaaaaaaacctgctttatattgtttattttaatggctTTGCTATTATCTTGCCTGTTTTGGGTCCTAATTGTGTGCTTCAATGATTCTTTTAATCTAGTAAAACTTTAGATCAATAGTGTTTAATCACTAGTGTCATTACATACCACATATTTTAGTGTATATTAGATACTCTAATGGTGCAGCTTTCCTCTTCACCAAAGCAAAGTATCACATTTCGTATGACAAGTTTGTCAAAAACCTGAACACGTTGGCAAGTTTCTGAAATAAAAGATCACCTTTGTGCCGTTAGAACCCACAGATGGGACactctgtaaaatgtaaatttaaaaaatgcatcaaattcagaaatagtatttatttattttatttttttaagtttcccATTTTGAGCATTAGATTACTCGACTTTGTACTTAATAAAACTGAATGAATGAGTCAAAAGATTTGAAAAtctttggattttatttttaattaatttttcatggCATTAAATATTTCtggaatctgttttttttatgtaaactaACTGAAAACTATCCAcattgaaattatattttttatttgcaggtAGAATAAGTttgcaattaaaaatgtattcatgcaAATTAAAAAGTTATCTGTAACTGCAAatccaaatgttttgtttagaAATGACAAAAGCTTTTCTTTTGAATCCAAAGTTTGGGATTGCAAAGAAAAGATCTTGATctgtattaatacattttaattacaattttattttactcgcaatatattaagtattatttttaatatattaattatttttttaatttaatttaaattttttaagtattttttttaattgcagtgTGAAAATGTTTGCTTTCAAACCTAAATACACAAAAGTAATCTCATAGTTAAGTTCCTAATTTTTCCAACTAAACCCATTTATAACATAACTTACACAGATGCTGCATCTAAATTCCTTTCAACGTATGCACCACAGGTGTTGATCCCAGCGATTTACATCAACCTGACTGGAGAACAGGGCTGCTGTGGAAATCGCTGTGGGGTGAGTCAGTCACACATTTCACattataagaaaaataaaaaaatttaaatggcAAGAGTTAAGACTATGGTTATCAGAATCACAATCAGAATGTATAAAttatacagacttaaaaaaaatatacagagagaaaaagaaagaaagaaaaactgtcACACTGAACTAGACTCAAGCGTTAAAGGAAGCCAGAAATATGCTGCATGATGCTGCATCACCGTTACACAACATGTTGTTCTAAGATAGGTATGATAATGCATCAGCATCTAAACCACAGCACAGACAATTTctccttttcttattttcaaaaacaacactTAAGTTGTGTGAGAAAGTCTTGTTGGAGTTGGTTTcaacagacagagaggcaaaacattaaaatctcTGACCTTTGCTCATCACTTCACTTCTGCAGATGTTCTTGTCCATCCTGTTTGCTGCGGTGGGGCTAACCGGTGCTACGTACAGCTTCATTGTGGCGGTGCTCGGTCTGACTAACGGGCCCTTCTGCTCTGTTGGTGGGACATGGAccacaccttttaaaaacaggtgACAAACAGAAACCACTTCCTGAAGACATTAGTGTGGTTGTGGTTTGTGGTTTTCTATTAAGCCTCGgcaacgctttataataaggtccttaataaccattaattaacaagtaataaggcattgttcttgctttagatccggtagttgcaaaaagcatagttaacttatagttaacttataatagatgagcaatacagtatattttaatatcaataagcaaacaaaataagattaataaaggcatggcaaagacataatgggggggtcatgggtgtttgtaatgccattattaacacttatataagcttataaacacataataatgttaataagcatcttgtaaggacttacaagggccttattacttgtttattaatggttattacaaggaccttattatagagcaggggtgtcaaactctggcccgtgggccaaatttggcccgcagtgtaattttatttggcccgtgaGGTAATACCAAATTATGGTATGATGGTTGACCCgctggtattatacggcgcatttacagccaatactacaaatcccacaatgccctgctgttgttttggcgcgtcaatcaggacaggacccagaaacgctcctctgtgacagtcgtcatagcaacctcaagctagagctgtctcccagctaccccttcccaaaaatggcgaaaagaaaggcagaatttattaacctgttgaaaaagtttattttgatatttaaatcagaaggatgcaaatagaaaagaggcatacgatttttatttattttttatttaataaatgaatgacattgatgtgttttttatttgaaacttgtttttgcatgtctgcactatttagttatagattgtatgtttataagcgttgctggttccatatttaatgttaaagcaaaacatgtttggtatatattaaaaggtttatttgttcaatgttggcccgcgattttattcaagttttaaattttggcccattgtgtatttgagtttgacacccctgttataaagcgttacctaagCCTCTTCTTCTATGCAGTAACTCCACCTACCTGACCGACTCCAAGCTGTGGGAGGAATGCACAGAGCCTAAGAATGTGGTGCAGTTCAACACTGGACTGTTCATGACCCTAGTGACAGCCAGCTGTCTGCAGATTTTGCTCTGTGCCGTTCAGATGCTCAACGGCCTCTTTGGCTGCCTGTGTGGAGCCTGCATCAGCAAAGAGGTACAGACACAGAGggcacatttttaatgttttttagcaTCAGATATTTCTCACATAAGCTATAACTTCAGTTCCCCTtctttttcatgtcatttatttctctgttttgtttgtttttaactcaCAGGTAACATAAGTTTCTGGTCAGATGGCTGAAGCCCCCTGCTGGAGAGCTGGAGTAGTGTTTCCGCCTGCATCTGCATAAACAATTCactgttaacccataagaacccatggtgacacccgtgtaacaaacactttaaaccttctagaatctaagattaaacccatttaacaatccTAACCAATTAATagtgtgtcctgtattgcatttcacttcttctgaccatatttcctgtcacaattttgatatatgttatggaaatgcaaagaaaaaggcaaatttgggtttctgtaagcagaaaatgagttttttttaaattttaaaataagaaatatcataaaaataaacgcCCGATGTATTGtacatgtcacatcacagatctttgacatttaggggtagtattttttttttaaaaacatcataaatgtgttttatgtggtccacttggtctgtggtatatcccccataattttcctttaaggattactgggtctgggttcttatgggttaaatatgtttttaaggaCTTGCTATGCAGggattgtctgtttttgtggcGGGGTTTTCAGCTTTGTACCTAAAACCGATCCATGACAGGGCTGGCAGCTGCAGGTTTTTGCTCCAATCAaccaataatgattttggttataatcaagaaaatcatggaaaatggctaaatatcagctcttaaattaaactcttatgagccattttgttgttatcattatatttgtcccaaCAAATGTacccttaagttgtaccaggcattaaaataaataagaaattgaggaaaaagggtcgtctaatcattttttccctaCTGTATTTTTGCTGCACTTGACAAGGTTAGCAGTGTGAAGAAAGGACACCAAGTAACACACAGAGCAGCATTTAACCCTTCTGCTTCCCTCCAAAAAACTATGTTAGAAGACAAAAATGTCCATGCTAAAAATAACTGCCATagaattatatattaatatttcaaaTCCCAGGTTGTTTACATGAttccattgttattattttgaggTCAGACAGAGTTAAAAATATGCTGCCATGTGCCAGTCAGACTGCTACGCAGGGCGGGGCTCTCCTAGGAGAATGTGGAAGAcctggaaacacaaacacaaactgtgcTGAGACGGGCACTA
Coding sequences within it:
- the LOC131986680 gene encoding transmembrane 4 L6 family member 1-like; this encodes MNKQFLQQVSSSFHSDNMCTGKCSSCIAVTLFPFVLISIICNIVLFFPGGDVKYAKEKHLTQEVYYMGGLVGGGLMVLIPAIYINLTGEQGCCGNRCGMFLSILFAAVGLTGATYSFIVAVLGLTNGPFCSVGGTWTTPFKNSNSTYLTDSKLWEECTEPKNVVQFNTGLFMTLVTASCLQILLCAVQMLNGLFGCLCGACISKEVT